Genomic window (Ananas comosus cultivar F153 linkage group 1, ASM154086v1, whole genome shotgun sequence):
ACTACTCAATACAGAGCTCACCTTTTTATTTTGCTACACATTTTAtcaatttatgttttttttttaaagcaaaaatgaaaaaggagtTAGTAAATCTTAAAGTTTTTGGATGGAGATTGTAGACattacaactttttttttttgttatagaCTTAGTATGTTTCTTTTCAAAATTGTGTCCTTTGTCATGATTAAGTTTTTTCTTTAGTAACTGTAACCTTAAAACCCCTCATGAGAAGTCCAATCGCTGTGGAATAGTGTCTTATCATGTATTTTGTACCAACCTAGTAACTTCGGGCTGTCTAGTAATAGATTTTCACCACTGTAAACTGATTCTCTCCTGCTACGTACCCTTTGTTGTACGTCAAAAAAGGTTGCATCTGATGACTTCAGTGAGACCTTTCGCTTTGTCTCTTGGCTTTTAGGCCTTGTGGATCACTGTTTGCACCTGTACCTTTCTGTCTCCCAATGGGATGtgagacaaaaataaaaaaaaccactCTAGAACGTTTTTATTGTTTTAGATAATTATATATCAAGATAGTTCTTTGTTAGTATAgtaaaaaagtttcaaaacTTTGGCTTTCCCTGTGAATCGAGACTATATATGTTCTTCAGGGATCTTTACTTATATCACATGTGCAGTGCGCACGCGCGCACacatcgagagagagagagagagagagagagagagagagagagagagagagagagagaggcatctAACATCAAATAACTTAGACAAAGGTCTAGTTTGAAATTGAAGTGTGGCTCCCTTTCATAGTTTGGAaagccaaaaaaattttaagtttttttttttttttggtgtttcctTCCACCAATAATATCACTTTCTTCTCTAGTAGGGGTTCCATCACCACATTGCATATTGGTGtataacgccccaatagtcccacattggatgaGATACTGATTCCAATCAGTTTATATAaggcctacacgctaataataataactgggcttaagcattttggtccGATGGTTTTGGGCGCAACAAGTTATTGTTGTTGGTGGGTagggttgttacatttggtatcagagccgaatatcaaccagaagtgtgagagctaagtgctatgcgtaacaaagtgctacaccaacgggtttggtgggagctaCCTCTTGAACCCGTGTTCCCACCtgtataataataactaggcttaaccattttgggccggtgttttcggcccaacgagttattattgctagcgggttgggtcattacatttggtatcagaaccgaatactagccggaagtgtgagagttAAGTGCTATACAGGcatgatctggtttggaccctaCGAGGACATTAGGGTTTTAAACGGGGGAGTTCATAACGtcccaatagtcctacatcggatgggatactgattccgatcagtttatatgaggcctacatgctagtaataataaccgagcttaaatattttaggccggtggtttgggcccaacgagctattattattagcgtgtcgGATCGTTACATGTGGGAGGGAATAAAGCTGCAAAATACTTTTAGCTTTCCAAATTATGAATGCGCATGCTTTTGAGTTTTGACAGGACGATGCTGCTTCAATGTTGATTTGCATAGATATATAATATTGCTCAAAATTACAATTTAGAAGTCCCATACTTGTACATCTGACTGTTATAAATAAACATTAAATCATGAGTTAGTTTTACTAAAACATATTATCAGACTTCTAATTCTAAAACTTGCAAAGATCATCACAATGTTCAAtggttttggttttgattttagGTCTCTCTATTTGGCTTTCACATTTGTATACTAAATGTGAGAGATGTGCTCAGTTAGATGTAATGAAGGTAGAAAAGTTAAGTTCTGAGAACTCGACTTGATACTGTTGAGGGGAAAGTTATAAAACTACAAGGAGGGTTCTTCTATTAATCTGAAACAttactttataaaattttactttctattcATTCCagccaaaaaattatttgaagtaCTCGCACAAATTTGAAACTGTACTACTGCCTACTGCTTAACTCTAACCAAACTAAATGTCCCTTAAGCATTATATATGAATGTCAATGAGGCTTCTACCAATTTATCTTCatcaaatcaaaattcatatccgtctACTtagtatcctcatattaatgataGCATTGAGTTCAGTGAAGTCCATCCTTATAACATTTCTCGCCAACTCATAATTTCTCTAGCATATCTAAAAGATTTCTATTCTCTTCCTTTGCAGCATGCTGAAAACACTGGAAAGATATCAAAAATGCAGTTATAGTGCACCAGAAATGAGTACCCAATCAAAAGAAGTTCTGGTAAGACTCTCTTGATCTTTTAACCATGTTACTGGGTATCGCTGTTGTCAATCTATATCTTCGTATCTTTGTTACCAGAATTTCCAACTatagttatataatttttttaacttatttacttggtgaaaaataaatgtaaactgtagttgtaaatttttgaattttatacaCAATTTAGAACAATGTGCAGTGCTTATTTATCTAGCATTCTATAATCAAGTCATGATACACCATAATATCCTTAGTTGTTGGGAGAAGAAAGAGATCTAAATTCTCCCACTATGCAAGATCAAATGGAAATGACCTAAAGTAGATTAATTCCAATCTTACTACACCATAAAAAGAGcaataataaagtaaatataaacCAACCAAAAAATCAAACACCAAATTTACGTGGAAACCCTAGAAAGGGAAAAATCATGGAGCCACCTCCAAACAACTCCACTATATGAAATGAGATGAGTACAATTCCTCTCTAGTTACTACTAGAGACATGGATTACAAGAATCAAAGCTATTGCTccaaataaagagaaatattggagagATCTCACCACCAATGTTGCTTGTGAAACACCTCCCAAGAAAACCTCCCGGCAAGGTAATCGGGCTCCTTCGGCTTCCCCACGAACCCGGCTTCAAAAGCTTCTCTAACAAGCCTAACAATGGTGGCCTCCAatagcttcttcttctcttttcttttgcaaGAGAAAACTAGAGAACTtcacttctctctctatctctcatcCCAAGCCCTAATCTCTTAAGTCATATAAATAAGTGGAGATGAATCTTGGCCCAACTAGTTAGCCCATGAGCCCAAATGGCTCCAACATAACCCAACAAAATGGGTCCAACAAAATATGTGCAATTTTGCACATAACTCCCTCATGAGGAGGGACACCACAACAAACTTTCCCTCACGACTCATGAGGAGAGTTTTCTATCCAAGCAAATTGTCATCCCGGCCATACTTGTATATAGCTCATGCTTCTCCTTAGATAAAGCCTTTGTCATCATATCCGGAGCATTTTTATTGGTGTGGACTTTTTCAAGTGCCAACAACTTCTTCTCAAGAACATCGCGTATCCAATGATACCTTACATCAATGTGTTTACTTCTATAatgaaaacttaaatttttggaCAAGTGAATGGCACTTTGACTATCACAATAGATAACATACTTACTTTGCTTTAGCCCAAGTTCACCGATGAACCGCTTCATCCATAACATTTCTAGCAAACTTCGGTGATAGTAATGAATTCCGCTTCCATAGTAGATAAGGCCACacatttttgtaattttgattgCCATGATATAGCTCCACGGGCAAAAGTAACCAAGTAGCCCGAAGTAGACTTTCTTGAGTTGACATCACCGGCCATATCCGCATCCGTATAGCCCTCTAGTATGGGTTCCCCCTttccaaaacataaacataattTTGAAGAACCTTTAAGATATCTTAAAATCCATTTCACCGCCGCCCAATACTCTTTGCCGGGATTTGCAAGAAATCGACTAACTCCACTAACTGCATGTGCTATGTCCGGCCTCGTGCACACCATGGCATACATTAAGCTTCCAACCGCCGAAACATAAGGAATGTTTCTCATTTCCTCGTTTTCCTTGCTACTTGATGGAGATTGCTTGGAActcaatttaaaatgaaaagcaAGTAGTGAACCAACTATTTTAGCATTAAACATACCAAATTTTGTAAGCACCTTTTCAATGTACCTTTCTTGTGACAACCATAGTGTTCTAACTTTTCGATCACGATACATTCTCATGCCTAAGATTTGTTGTGCCGGACCCAAATACTTCATAGAAAAGGCCTTACTCAATTCTTGCTTCAACCAagaaatctttttgacatcttTACCAACAAGTaacatgtcatcaacatataaaagAAGTATGAGAAAATCATCATCACCAAATTTTTGCACATACACACAATGATCACAATTAGATCTTGTGTACCCATGATTTATCATAAAAGAGTCAAACCTTTTATACCATGCTCTAGGTGCTTGTTTTAGGCCATATAGACTTCTTTTTAACCGACAAACCAAATGCTCTTTACCATTGACTTGAAAACCTTCCGGTTGTTCCATGTATATCTCCTCCTCCAAGCTTCCATGAAGAAATGCCGTCTTTACATCCATTTGCTCAATCTCCAAATCCATACAAGCGGCTAAGCACAAAACAATCCGAATAGATGATATTTTTACCACCGGAGAGAAGATCTCATCAAAGTCAATACCCTTCTTTTGTGCAAAACCCTTCACAACCAATCTTGCCTTGTATCTTGGTTGTTCATTCTTTTCCTCATTCTTCAATCTAAacacccatttatttttgagtgctttcttttcttttggcaaAAAAACCAAATTATAGGTGCAATTCTCATGCAAAGAGTTCATCTCCTCTTGCATTGCTTCCAACCATTTCTCTTTGTCTTTACTAAGAATAGCCTCATTAAAGCTCTCTGGTTCTCCCCCGTCGGTAAGTAACACGTACTCATTTGGGGAATATCTCATTGATGGTTGCCTCTCCCTTGTTGATCTTCTAACATGTACATTGGTGTCTTCATTTGGAGCACTAACATCATCAACACTTGTGCCACCATCATCTTCATTTGCACCTCCATCATTTTGAACATCACTAGTATTTTGTTCTTCTCCATTTGCATCTAGCTCCTCAACTCCCCCATCATCAAGCACTATGGGTGGAGATCTTGTAGTAGAGACCGGTAACTCATCATCAACACCATTTGATGCAtctcttggttttttttttttttaatttcttcacATCTTCAATATTTTGATATTCTAAAAAGACAACATCTCGGCTTCTaacaattttcttcttttcgaGATCCCCTAATCTATAACCAAATTTCTCATCAGCATAACCTACAAAAATACATGGTAAAATCTTTTCATCTAACTTTGACCTTTCTTCCTTTGGAATATGCATATAAGCCTTACATCCAAACACCTTTATATGAGAATGAGAGATATTTTCTTGAGTCCATACCCTTTCCGGAATATCACCATCCAAAGGGATTGAAGGAGATCGTTGATCAAGTAAACCACCGTTCGAACCGCTTCCCCCCAAAATGTCTTGGGCAATTTAGACATAGATAGCATACTTCGAACCTTTTCAACAATAGTTCGATTCATCCTTTCCACTACTCCATTATGTTGCGGTGTACGTGGAACGGTTTTTTCATGCCGAATGCCATACTTGTTGCAATAGAAAGCAAATTCTTTAGAGGTATATTCTCCTCCATTATCGGTCCGAAGACACTTCAAAAGCTTCCCCGTCTCTCGCTCCACCTtggcatgaaatatttgaaaataattaaaaacttgatCCTTGAACCTCAAGAAATAAACCCAAACTTTTCCAGAAGCATCATCAATGAAGGTAAGAAAATAAACATTTCCACCAAGAGATTTGACCTCAATAGGTCCACATACATCGGAGTAGACTAAGTCTAAAAGATTTCTACTTTTCTTTGAGATAGAACTTGCAAAAGAAACTCTATGGTGCTTTCCAAATAAGCAATGTTCACATGATTTAGAAAACGCACCTTTGAAGTGAGGAAGAATTTGTTTCCTTGCTAAAATTTGCATTCCTTTTTCACTCATGTGCCCAAGCCTTCTATGCCACAAATCCGGCTCCGAATCATCCATAGCCGCAATAACACTTCCATCTATATGTGCACTTGTTCTATACAAAGAACAACACTTCTTGCCTCTTGCCAACACAAGTGATCCTTTAATGAGCTTCCAAGCACCATCACCAAAATATGAGACATAGCCTTCGTCATCCAAGCATCCCGGAGAAATAAGATTAAGACGAAGATCCGGTACATGTCGAACATCTCGAAGGATAAGCTTTACCCCTATATTGGTCTTGATATAAATATCTCCCATCCCCACAATATAAGAAGATTCACTATTACCCATCTCCACTTGTCCAAAATCTCCCACTTTGTACAATGAGAAGAAGTGCTTATGAGGAGTTGCATGAAAGAATGCACCCGCATCAATGACCCAATCAAtatttgaagaagaagatgcaACATTAATACATTCATGACTACATGTACCCATAATAGCAATATCACTATTAAGAGTTACAATAGCTCATTGCTTTCCCTCTTCTTTGGACTTTGCTTCTTCCTTCACTTTGCCCTCTTTTAAATCCTTTTTGTATGTCCAACATACCTTTTTCATATGGCCTTTCctcttgcaatagtagcatgtaatatatttctttgattttgactTACTTCTTGATTTGTATCGATCACCATAATCACGGCCCTTTGACCCTCCTCGATTCTCCGAAACAAGAGCTTGTGATGTAGATGTATCGGAGGCTTTCCTTCTTGTTTCTTCATTCAACAAACAACTTGTGACATAACTCATAGAAACAATTCCATCCGGTGCCGAATTACTAAGTGAAACTACCAATGTCTCCTATGAGTCCGGTAGAGAGCTTAACAACAACAATGGTTGAAGTTCATCATCAAGCACCATCTTCATTGAAGTGAGTTGGTTCACTATGCTTTGCACCTCATTCAAGTGCTCCGATATTGGAGTTCCATCCTTGTACCTTAAATTCACCAATTTTCGAATAAGAAATGCCTTATTTCCGGCGATTTTTCTTTCATATAGCTCATGGAGTTTTTTCCACAAACACTTGGCGGACGTCTCATTTGCCACCAAATGAAACACAACATCATCAAGCCATTGATGAATAGTGGCCACCGTTACTCGATCTAGTTTCTTCCACTCTTCCTCGGATATATAGTCCGGTTTACTACTCTCAAGTGGTGTATGTAAATCTTTACAAAAGAGAAGATCCTCCATTGTCGGTTTCCAAATAGCCCAATTATTGTTCCCATTGAGTGACACCATTCTACTAGAGGTACCCGACTCCCTCTTGATCTATGCACAAACCCAAATAGTTTGGTTCTGATACTACTTGTTGGGAGAAGAAAGAGATCTAAATTCTCCTACTATGCAAGATCAAATGGAAATGACCTAAAGTAGATTAATTCCAATCTTACTACACCAcaaagagagcaataataaaGCAAATATAAACTAACCAAAAAATCAAACACCAAATTTACGTGGAAACCCTAGAAAGGGAAAAACCACGGGGCCACCTCCAAACAACTCCACTATATGAAATGGGATGAGTACAATTCCTCTCTAGTTACTACTAGAGACATGGATTACAAGAATCAAAGCTATTGCTccaaataaagagaaatattggagagATCTCACCACCAATGTTGCTTGTGAAACACCTCCCAAGAAAACCTCCGGCAAAATAATCGGGCTCCTTCGGCTTCCCCACGAACCCGGCTTTAAAAGCTTCTCTAACAAGCCTAACAATGGTGGCctccaatagcttcttctctacctccttttctcctctttttttttgcaagagAAAACTAGAGAACTtcacttctctctctatctctcatcCCAAGCCCTAACCTCTTAAGTCATATGAATAAGTGGAGATGAATCTTGGCCCAACTATTTAGCCCATGAGCCCAAATGGCTCCAACATAACCCAACAAAATGGGTCCAACAAAATATGTGCAATTTGCACATAACTCCCTCATGAGAAGGGACACCACAACATTAGTCGCATAAAAACTCCCAATAATGAACGACAATTGCTTCCTGAACCTGcttgtttatttgtttttctcCTTGAACTTAGTTTATTTATGTGTGGCTCATAGAGCCAGGAACATTATAATGAGGTATCTTATCTTTTTTCCCCTAAATAATACTTTGTATTAGAGTATTATATGAATTATCTATAATACAAAGAACAAAAAGCTAAAGCGTAAAATTTCAGCTACTCTCCTATATATGATAATTGATGTTCTATGCCATCTCTACTTGAAATTTCTAGTTGATTCAAACATTACTAAACATTTGGCACTCTAATCTTTTAGCATCCCTGTAGTGATTATTAGtacaaaaataattcaaaattgaaattttctaTCTTCAGCTGATGCAAAGTAGCTGCCAAGAGTACATGAAACTGAAGGCGCATGTAGAGAGTTTACAACGAAGTCAAAGGTGACTTCTCAATTTTTTGTCTTTCACAAATGCTTATCAAAATTATCAATGGAATTATTATTCTTTGACACTATAGGAATCTCCTTGGTGAGGATTTGGGAACACTTAGCATCAAGGAGCTTGAACAGCTTGAGAAGCAACTTGATACATCATTGAGGCACATTAGATCAACAAGGGTAATAATGATTTATTTATCTCTccaaaacaaaaatcaaattgtCCTACAATTGTCCCCATGAAAGAGAAGATCTAAGCTTATGCAtcatatataaaactaaatctaTAATATGAATATTAACTCCTGATTAGAGAGTATTTCTCTTGGCTCTTCAAGTAGAAGATAACATAAGTATGCAGGTATATACATATTTGAAATTACAGGGTAGCATTAACTTAGTGAGGTGTCCTAAGTAGTATTTTCAGCTACATATGACTATTGGCATCACCATGTTTTATTAGCATGTGTAGCTAGGTTTTAGGAGTACTCCTGCAGTAAAGAGGCCATTCTGGAAgccaagcaaaaaaaagaacttaGAAATTTAgcattattttgaaattttgatctGATGGGGCTGTGATATTCTTGCAGACACAACACATGCTTGATCAGCTTGCCGATCTCCAAAGGAGGGTCTGCTCATACCTTACACCACGTTACCGTATTAAATTACCATATTAATTCTATTTATGATTttcatttgtaaatttttctcTACTCTCATGTTCAGGAGCAGGTTCTTTGCGAAGCAAATAAATGCCTTCGAAAACGAGTGAGAGACTTCGCACTGTCCTTCcctatatttttcttaatttcttctttACATGTTAAGATGATTCCAAGATTCTATATATTAATCGATGCCAAACCACTGGGAACCCTAATCCTAACGCATGGGAGGAAAAGGATGAGAGGTCACTATCTAAAGCATTGGTAACAATGGCGATACAGAAATGAGGAACCCTAGGACGACCAGTTCATAACCCACAAAGTCACGTCTTTTATAATTCTAGAGAGGAAGATTGGAGCTGTGACTAGCGAGGATACTGGATTCAATTTAATTAGATGTTCACAAAGTGTGGAATCAGCTAGCATTAAAACCTGAAATTTATTGGAGAGtatgagccaaaaaaaaaaaaagaagaaaaagtagtAGTGTATGACATGAAAACACCAGTTAAAATTCAGTTTAACAAACTGTAATTAAGATATATTTTcgtaccccaaaaaaaaaaaaggtaactgAGCCTTAATGCAGCTGGAAGAGAGCAGCCAGGGCAGTGTTGAGCTGCAAGTGTGGGAGCACGGCGCAAACCAGCTTGGAGGAGGATACGACCGCCAACAGTCGCCTCAGGAGCCGCACGGCAACGGATTCTTCCACCCCTTGGAGTGTGAACCCTCCCTGCATATCGGGTATGCTTATTATTATGCCCTTAATTCAAGGATAATATTCCAATCTAAGATTTGCAAAAGGATTTCAAAGAAGCACcaattaatgttgcaaaatacgAAAGAAAGATCATGGTTCTTGTGCGAAAATGCCTTTAATATATCTTTTGTTTTTCATGTTTACTCCAGGTACCATCATGATCAGATGCCTGGCACAAGTGTGGCAACCTTCATGCCTCCAGGATGGTTACCTTGAAAACTTGAACACTTCACCTCTTTAAGAAGAAGTGTATGAACGAAGAAGCAAATTCAGAACTAAAAAGcaaatatttatatgtattttggtgTGGCCAaacaaactttttttatttttagttttcctAGGTAAGCTCCATCTTGTTGTACTTGCTAGAGCCTGTTAATTGGtgcttaattatatatttctcaGTATAAAACTGCGGTAGCTTAATTTATGGCTACTATATATGTAAGTTTATGTGGTATGAACCTCAGCATCAAAAGGCTATTAGATTATGAACAACTCTCTTTGTGATGTGTAAGGTTATATCATGTGGAGTAATCAACAACTCTTGTAATATTATTATAACTCACATCCAACACTTTATATTTTGATACTGAGCAATACCATTGGATATGATCTGTACTATTTGAAATATTTCTTCAGCACACGAAATAAAACATGTGTTTAGTGAAATATgtccaatatttttttaaaaattcattatcAACATTCTTCTATTCATCTACCTTCATTTAGGTAATTAAATTGCTTGCCACTTGAATGTATCTTTTCTTAGAGAAAACAAAATTCTCGTGGTAATGTAGAATCGCGACAAAGAATTTTCCAGttcaaaactcaaatccaagCTAATGGAGAGTACGCGGCTGTAGAAAATTAATATCATCCATGTTGCCTGTGGTCCACACACAAATTTATTACTAGTGTTTGAAAAGACGTGAGGGGCACAGAGGTGCTAAAACCTTCTGGAGCTAGGGGCGAGACGCGCGCCTCAAGAAAATGAGGCGCgcatgtaataaaaataaaatattcttagTAATTAAACCTActttaatttgatattctatATGTATAAAAAGAATCTAAAATAATCATGCaaaaataaccataaaaaatataaagaaaagtaCAGCATATaggttttcaaatttaatatatatatatatatatattttttaattttcaacttaaaatttaaaagtgattGTGCCGCCGATGCTCATATTTAGTTGTTCTTCAAGCATCATTctcatcctcatcttcatcgctttgagcttaaaatttaaaattgattgtGCTGCTTATTCCTGTTGCCGTTGCTGTTGGCCTACCTGCTGCCTGTTGCTTTCTGTCGCTGTCACTGCTGCTGGTTGATGTTCAAGAGGGATGGGATGGGATGGGATGGGATGGGAGGTGGGAGAACACGAGGGGGAGAAGGACGGCTCACTTTTTAAGTTCTTTTTGTGTTATTTTTAGCGTTTCTTGAAATTTACAAACGAGTTAAAATATAATGATCAGACTCAGAACCCTATATGACGAGAACTTGAACCCCATAACTCTCAAAACTTAAAACATTACGAGGTGCGCCTGAGGAGCGCCTTGGAGCCTAGGTGCGCACCTCAGTGAGTGCGCCGCGGCTCACTGTTGCTGAGGCGCTCACCTCCTCAGGTGTTCTTTTTCAAACACTGTTATTGACTAATACGAAGCAAATATTTCATAGGTTTCTTGAAATGAATATTGATCAGCTGAATGATAATGAAGTAGGGCAAGAGAAATGTTAGATTTGTTATTTCTAACGCGGCACTAGCACAAGGTATGTTAGCGTCTTCGCCGTGCAATTCTCACTAGGCCTATTTCACCGACTTAAATGAGTGGCTTCGGCCAGGACTCACAATGTTGCTACATGATTATGCAGCAATTTTTCAATCATCCTTATTTGTTGCTCTGTTCAGCTTTTTAGTCTTTCGTGCGCATGCTTGGAAGATAGAATACAAATCCCTCAACTAAAAACTGTCATCACTCTCCCTTTTCTGGACTTTTCTTCTTTAAATAAGATGCAATTAAACTGTCTCATAATCTCTTCTAGATCACATTATCTGAACCTGcaacaaaagagagaatatTACGTGACAGTTATCTAATATCGCAGGAGCAGGGTACATATTAGCCGGACAgttatgttgaatataaatgttaCTTTGTCGATGGCTGTGTATGCATTTTTCATAAAGAGGGGAAAATTTTTATAACCTCGAAGATCGGATGCTCATTTAAATGCACACAACTAGCTAGTGACAACGAACAACCTGAAATATAAAGCCTCAGAACAAGTAACAGCTAGCTAAATCCTGTTTGAGTACAGgtttagaaaggaaaaaagagttCTCTGGCATTGTAATGACTAATGAGtaaataataattcttttgactgctttttaattttttttttttttctttgaagttAAGAAAGATGTCGTTTCGCGTCTGACTAGGTTGCATTGCAGGATAACTGACATACATAGCCCAGTTGACTCTGCTGATGcgttcaaaatctgaatttctgttttcttttcctcttaggcttcgtttggaattgcggccGGGAGATTATGTTACGTGCGGTAAGAAACGATGATGGAAAAATAccctatttgtttccgtacgtaatattgcgttccgcatattgcgattaatcggttacgatatattttctacggtcccatcggagagcacagaaatatatccctacatactttttctcaactccatcctatttaatagcgttagatagatctcaataccaaactaagccttattGTTTGCATAATAAGCAATGCATATATGATCATCTTGCTGTTGAAACAGGGAAAACAGTGGCGCGAAGATAGGGAGAAACTGTTGCAGTGCAATAGGGAAACACTGATTGTCTGTATAAACCTGCAGCAGAGCAAGGAGAAGAATCAGTGAAGAGTTACTGAAATGACTGAATCCTTCAGCANTTGGAAACTTCACTTCAGCAGCATTTGGATGGCCAAATTAAGAAAGTGTATATTAATCATCTCATTGCTCATATTTTAAGTTGCCTTTATCCTGGGCAAGCTTTTGATAAATATATACATTCAGGAGAAGAATACTAACATTCCCAAATGTTTGTGAGTTGTAGTCCAAGATTCAACTTTGTAACTGTAATAAGATTACCTTCCTATTCCAAGCATATTTCTCTATGCCGGTGAACTCGAACTACGATTCATTACAGCTAAAATCatagaacttatctaaactatgaatCATTCTGAATTGGCtacataatttttcaaaactttGACGTCAGTCAATGACATATTGACTTCGAAATTTAAGCTAATCTTACTTGAATAAATTTGTAGTTGCAAGAACTGCGTGCATGAAGTTATACGATGCATTCagattttaaagtcaaaatatcgctgattaactcaaattaaacaaactaaaagattagatactaaaatcaaaattttaaaaagttaaataatcAACTCAAAATGGTTCATAATTCATGCAAGTTCTGTGCGTTTGATGATTTTAGACCGATAATTTGTGCTACACCAGCACTGTTAGAGATAATGCTAATGATAAAAATTAGATCATGATTAGATTATTTGATCTTATCTATTATTAGATTTGGTTATTTAAATTGTGATTAAGATGAAATCAAATCAAGAGTAGGATTTTGcataattagttataaatagagaAGCTGGGATCATTGTGGCTAATGAAGCCGGCATTAATTAAGTTCAAGTTAATTAGTGGTCGCCACCACCGTATGGACACATGCATCAAGGTATGGTTGTTAACTGATAACGTATTAAATTctttaattt
Coding sequences:
- the LOC109713498 gene encoding MADS-box transcription factor 8-like isoform X2; translation: MGRGRVELKRIENKINRQVTFAKRRNGLLKKAYELSVLCDAEVALIVFSNRGKLYEFCSSPSMLKTLERYQKCSYSAPEMSTQSKEVLLMQSSCQEYMKLKAHVESLQRSQRNLLGEDLGTLSIKELEQLEKQLDTSLRHIRSTRTQHMLDQLADLQRRVLCEANKCLRKRLEESSQGSVELQVWEHGANQLGGGYDRQQSPQEPHGNGFFHPLECEPSLHIGYHHDQMPGTSVATFMPPGWLP
- the LOC109713498 gene encoding MADS-box transcription factor 8-like isoform X1 — its product is MGRGRVELKRIENKINRQVTFAKRRNGLLKKAYELSVLCDAEVALIVFSNRGKLYEFCSSPSMLKTLERYQKCSYSAPEMSTQSKEVLLMQSSCQEYMKLKAHVESLQRSQRNLLGEDLGTLSIKELEQLEKQLDTSLRHIRSTRTQHMLDQLADLQRREQVLCEANKCLRKRLEESSQGSVELQVWEHGANQLGGGYDRQQSPQEPHGNGFFHPLECEPSLHIGYHHDQMPGTSVATFMPPGWLP